The Klebsiella sp. RHBSTW-00484 genome includes a window with the following:
- a CDS encoding (R)-mandelonitrile lyase, with the protein MIGKLGYLALLLPFVAFSSLAEGQNASVQITPAGSQSAMAGPAENFTGRVRVDPLFSADKDISASGAYVTFEPGARSAWHTHPAGQRLVVTSGVGLTQEEGHPVQTIRPGDVVVCPPGVKHWHGAAPGSAMTHLAVTGTVAGKNIEWMEKVTDEQYHAH; encoded by the coding sequence ATGATTGGAAAATTAGGTTATCTCGCGCTGTTACTGCCGTTTGTCGCTTTCTCTTCATTGGCCGAGGGGCAAAACGCCTCGGTGCAGATTACGCCCGCCGGGAGTCAAAGCGCGATGGCAGGCCCCGCTGAAAACTTTACCGGACGCGTGCGGGTCGACCCGTTATTCAGCGCTGACAAAGACATCAGCGCCTCCGGCGCATACGTTACCTTTGAACCCGGCGCGCGTTCTGCCTGGCACACCCATCCTGCCGGTCAGAGGCTTGTGGTGACCTCCGGCGTCGGCCTGACTCAGGAGGAAGGACACCCCGTGCAAACCATCCGCCCCGGCGATGTCGTGGTATGCCCGCCAGGGGTTAAGCACTGGCATGGGGCCGCGCCCGGCAGCGCGATGACGCATCTGGCCGTAACGGGTACGGTCGCGGGTAAAAACATTGAATGGATGGAGAAAGTGACGGATGAACAATACCACGCGCATTAA
- a CDS encoding SDR family oxidoreductase, with protein MKILIAGATGSIGLHVVETAIEMGHQPIALVRNRRKVKLLPRDAQVVYGDVSMPETLTDVVKDIDAVIFTLGSDGQGRIGARAIDYGGVRNILKLLKPTQVRIALMTTIGVTERLSSFNQRTEVHDWKRRAERLLRASGHPYTIVRPGWFDYNHENEHNLLMLQGDRRHAGTPDDGVISRKQIAKVLVSALTNDAAINKTFELVAERGPEQPDFTPLFAALQSDNSQKIDAIADMDNMPLVDEPECIVRELNTFLKQRI; from the coding sequence ATGAAAATACTCATTGCAGGCGCGACGGGCAGTATCGGTCTTCACGTCGTTGAAACCGCGATCGAAATGGGCCATCAGCCCATAGCGTTGGTCAGAAATCGGCGCAAAGTCAAACTGCTCCCACGCGACGCGCAGGTTGTCTACGGCGACGTCTCCATGCCGGAGACCTTAACGGATGTGGTGAAAGATATTGATGCCGTCATCTTCACCCTTGGCTCCGATGGTCAGGGGCGTATTGGCGCGCGAGCGATAGACTACGGCGGCGTGCGCAATATACTGAAGCTGCTTAAACCAACCCAGGTGCGAATTGCGCTGATGACCACCATCGGCGTCACCGAGCGGCTCAGCTCATTTAACCAGCGCACGGAAGTGCATGACTGGAAGCGTCGGGCCGAGCGCCTACTGAGGGCCAGCGGTCATCCCTACACCATCGTCAGGCCGGGCTGGTTCGATTACAACCATGAGAATGAGCATAATTTACTGATGCTACAGGGCGATCGCCGCCATGCCGGCACCCCAGACGATGGCGTAATCTCGCGAAAACAAATTGCCAAAGTTCTGGTTTCAGCCCTGACCAACGACGCGGCAATCAATAAAACCTTTGAGCTGGTAGCCGAGCGCGGCCCGGAGCAACCTGACTTCACGCCATTATTTGCCGCATTGCAGTCTGATAATTCGCAAAAAATAGACGCAATTGCGGATATGGACAATATGCCGCTGGTCGATGAACCCGAGTGTATCGTCAGAGAATTAAATACGTTTTTGAAGCAACGTATTTAA
- a CDS encoding cation-transporting P-type ATPase, giving the protein MNTEKPGGPFYQLSVDETLTSTNSTPDGISSAEATARLQQYGENALPQKAGKPAWLRFLAHFNDVLIYVLLAAALLTAVMGHWVDTLVILGVAVINALIGHIQESNAEKSLQSIRNMLSSEAVVVRQGNHETIPTTALVPGDIVVIRAGDRIPADLRVIEAHNLRVEEAILTGESTVVEKSTEALSGELPLGDRTNLLFSGTTVSSGGGKGLVVATGGDTELGHINQMMADIEKHRTPLLVQMDKLGKAIFIIILVMMAALFVFSLLFRDMPVSELMLSLISLAVASVPEGLPAIISIILSLGVQTMARQKAIIRKLPTVETLGAMTVICSDKTGTLTMNEMTVKAVITADKVYRVEGDSYEPVGNIHPIDEPDPITVAPGTLLERYLRTIDLCNDSQLIKDESGLWKITGGPTEGALKVLAAKVTLSPASTELRSKIPFDSQYKYMSTLYRIGNEETILITGAPDVLFRLCQHQQTDHGLEPLDQPYWEAKIEEYAREGLRMVAAAWKPAADGQTELTHQDLQHGVILLGIAGMMDPPRPEAITAIGDCLQAGIRVKMITGDHPQTAMSIGKMLGIGNAGNAITGRELEVMDDTQLSEAAQKFDIFARTSPEDKFRLVQALQSRKEVVGMTGDGVNDAPALKQADVGIAMGIKGTEVTKEAADMVLTDDNFATIASAVREGRRVYDNLKKTILFIMPTNLAQGLLIIIALLAGNLIPLTPVLILWMNMATSATLSFGLAFEAGEKNIMRRPPRDPKLHAMDGFAIWRVIFVGSMIAVSAFVLEAWLQPRGYSPEFIRTVLLQTLVTAQWFYMLNCRVADGFSLSKGLLANRGIWIVSGVLLVLQLLIIYAPFMQMLFGTEALPFRYWVITFIIGFVMFLIVEIEKPLTRKWRTA; this is encoded by the coding sequence ATGAATACAGAAAAACCGGGCGGCCCGTTTTATCAGCTCTCCGTGGATGAAACCCTGACCAGCACCAACAGCACTCCCGATGGCATCAGCAGCGCTGAAGCGACGGCGCGATTACAGCAGTACGGTGAAAATGCGCTACCGCAAAAAGCGGGTAAACCGGCATGGCTGCGTTTTCTGGCGCATTTTAATGATGTGCTGATTTACGTCTTGCTGGCGGCGGCGCTGCTGACGGCGGTGATGGGCCACTGGGTCGATACTCTGGTGATCCTCGGCGTGGCGGTGATCAACGCCCTGATTGGCCATATTCAGGAGAGTAACGCCGAAAAATCGCTCCAGAGCATTCGCAATATGCTCTCCAGCGAAGCGGTGGTGGTTCGTCAGGGGAATCATGAAACCATTCCGACCACGGCGCTGGTTCCCGGCGATATCGTGGTGATCCGCGCCGGCGACCGCATTCCAGCAGACCTGCGGGTTATCGAAGCGCATAACCTGCGGGTGGAAGAGGCGATTCTGACCGGTGAATCAACGGTGGTGGAGAAAAGTACCGAAGCGCTTAGCGGCGAACTGCCGTTGGGTGACCGGACGAACCTGCTGTTCTCAGGTACCACGGTAAGCTCCGGCGGCGGCAAAGGCCTGGTGGTGGCAACCGGTGGCGATACCGAGCTGGGCCATATTAACCAGATGATGGCGGATATCGAGAAACACCGTACTCCGCTGTTGGTGCAGATGGATAAGCTCGGCAAAGCCATCTTTATCATCATTCTGGTGATGATGGCTGCGCTATTCGTCTTTAGCCTGCTGTTCCGCGATATGCCGGTTTCTGAACTGATGCTGTCGCTGATTAGCCTGGCGGTGGCGTCGGTACCGGAAGGGCTGCCGGCGATTATCTCGATTATCCTCTCGCTTGGCGTGCAAACCATGGCCCGGCAGAAGGCGATTATCCGCAAGCTGCCGACGGTCGAAACGCTAGGGGCGATGACGGTTATTTGCTCGGATAAAACCGGGACGCTGACCATGAACGAGATGACGGTTAAGGCCGTTATCACCGCCGATAAAGTCTATCGGGTGGAAGGGGACAGCTACGAGCCGGTGGGGAATATTCACCCGATCGATGAGCCGGACCCGATAACCGTCGCGCCGGGCACGCTGCTGGAGCGCTATCTGCGCACCATCGACCTGTGTAACGACAGCCAGCTAATCAAAGATGAAAGCGGGTTGTGGAAAATCACTGGCGGCCCTACGGAAGGGGCGCTGAAGGTGCTGGCGGCGAAAGTGACGCTTTCGCCGGCGAGCACCGAACTGCGCAGTAAGATCCCCTTTGATTCGCAATACAAATATATGTCAACGCTGTACCGCATCGGCAATGAGGAGACGATTTTAATTACCGGTGCGCCAGATGTGCTGTTCCGCCTGTGTCAGCATCAGCAAACCGACCATGGGCTGGAGCCGCTGGACCAGCCGTATTGGGAAGCGAAAATTGAAGAGTACGCGCGGGAAGGGCTGCGCATGGTGGCGGCAGCGTGGAAACCGGCGGCTGACGGGCAAACCGAACTCACCCATCAGGATTTGCAGCATGGCGTCATTCTGTTAGGGATCGCCGGGATGATGGACCCGCCGCGACCAGAGGCCATTACCGCTATCGGCGACTGCCTGCAGGCGGGGATCCGCGTGAAGATGATCACCGGGGACCACCCGCAAACGGCGATGAGTATCGGCAAGATGCTGGGGATCGGCAACGCCGGGAACGCCATTACCGGGCGCGAGCTGGAGGTGATGGACGATACCCAACTGAGTGAAGCGGCGCAGAAATTCGATATTTTTGCCCGTACCAGTCCGGAAGATAAGTTCCGTCTGGTTCAGGCGCTGCAAAGCAGGAAAGAGGTGGTCGGGATGACCGGTGATGGGGTGAACGACGCCCCGGCGCTGAAGCAGGCCGATGTTGGTATCGCGATGGGCATCAAGGGCACCGAAGTGACCAAAGAGGCCGCTGATATGGTGCTGACCGATGATAACTTCGCCACCATCGCCAGTGCAGTCAGGGAAGGGCGGCGGGTTTACGATAACCTGAAGAAAACGATCTTGTTCATTATGCCAACCAACCTGGCGCAGGGGTTGTTAATCATTATCGCGCTGCTGGCGGGGAATTTGATTCCGCTGACGCCGGTGTTGATTTTGTGGATGAACATGGCGACGTCGGCCACGCTGTCGTTTGGTCTGGCGTTCGAAGCCGGTGAAAAGAACATCATGCGCCGTCCGCCGCGCGATCCTAAGCTGCATGCGATGGACGGCTTTGCCATCTGGCGGGTAATTTTTGTCGGTTCGATGATCGCCGTGAGCGCCTTTGTGCTGGAGGCCTGGCTACAGCCGCGAGGCTACTCACCTGAGTTTATCCGCACCGTACTGTTGCAGACGCTGGTCACCGCACAGTGGTTTTATATGCTCAACTGCCGGGTGGCGGATGGTTTCTCACTGAGCAAAGGGCTGCTGGCGAACCGGGGTATCTGGATTGTCAGCGGCGTGTTGCTGGTGCTGCAACTGCTGATTATCTACGCGCCGTTTATGCAGATGCTGTTCGGTACCGAAGCGCTGCCGTTCCGCTACTGGGTGATCACCTTTATTATCGGTTTTGTGATGTTCCTGATTGTGGAAATTGAGAAGCCGCTGACGCGCAAGTGGCGCACGGCCTGA
- a CDS encoding LysR family transcriptional regulator has product MMSKEKLNDLQAFVTVAQERSFTRAAAVLGISRSALSHTLLGLEERLGVRLLIRTTRSVSPTDAGNRLLGVLAPRLDEIETELISLRASRDKPAGTVRITANDHAIVTVLWPRLQPLLNEHPDINIEFSVGYELTDIAAQRFDAGVRMGDQVDKDMIAVRITPDVPMAVVAAPGYLSGRAAVTCPEDLMAHNCINLRLPTHGALYAWEFEKGSQKINVRVDGQTVFNNTFLMIQAALDGAGIAYVPRDLVAKDIATKSLIPLLADWCPHFPGYYLYYPGRQHLPAAFTLVVDALRWHRRA; this is encoded by the coding sequence ATTATGAGCAAAGAAAAATTAAACGATTTACAGGCTTTTGTGACGGTGGCCCAGGAGCGTAGTTTTACCCGAGCGGCGGCGGTATTGGGCATCTCGCGTTCGGCGCTGAGCCATACGCTGCTGGGGCTGGAAGAGCGTCTGGGGGTGCGGTTATTAATCCGTACCACGCGTAGCGTCTCGCCAACCGATGCCGGAAACCGCTTGCTGGGCGTGCTCGCACCGCGCCTGGATGAGATTGAGACGGAATTGATCTCGCTGCGTGCTTCACGTGATAAGCCTGCCGGAACGGTGCGTATTACCGCCAACGATCATGCCATCGTCACCGTACTCTGGCCCCGACTTCAGCCTTTATTAAATGAACACCCCGATATCAACATTGAATTCAGCGTCGGCTATGAACTGACCGATATTGCGGCCCAACGCTTTGATGCCGGGGTGCGGATGGGCGATCAGGTGGACAAAGACATGATTGCGGTGCGCATTACCCCCGATGTGCCGATGGCGGTGGTTGCAGCGCCCGGTTATCTTTCCGGCAGGGCGGCGGTAACATGCCCTGAAGATCTGATGGCGCATAACTGCATTAATCTGCGGTTGCCCACCCACGGCGCGCTGTATGCCTGGGAGTTTGAAAAGGGCAGTCAAAAAATTAACGTTCGGGTCGATGGGCAAACCGTTTTTAACAATACCTTTTTGATGATTCAGGCGGCGCTGGACGGGGCAGGTATCGCCTATGTGCCCCGCGATTTAGTGGCGAAAGATATCGCCACTAAATCGCTGATACCCTTGCTTGCCGACTGGTGCCCGCATTTTCCGGGGTACTATCTTTATTACCCTGGTCGCCAGCATCTCCCGGCGGCGTTTACGCTGGTGGTTGACGCTTTGCGCTGGCACCGACGGGCTTGA
- a CDS encoding aldo/keto reductase has translation MQTVTLNNGIEMPLLGFGVFQMTDAAECERAVVEAIETGYRLIDTAASYLNETQVGNALKQSGIARDELFVTTKLWMQDASYEGAKAQFERSINRLQLDYVDLYLIHQPYGDVHGAWRAMEELHQAGKIRAIGVSNFHPDRLADLIAFNKVVPAVNQIEVNPFNQQLHAVPWMLTRGIQPEAWAPFAEGKNGLFQHPELTAIGEKYGKSVGQVVLRWIFQRGIVSLAKTVRKERMAENINVLDFELSADEMLHITAIDTATSAFFSHRDPARVEWLAGRKLDV, from the coding sequence ATGCAAACGGTAACACTGAACAACGGTATTGAAATGCCCCTGCTGGGCTTTGGCGTCTTTCAGATGACGGATGCCGCAGAGTGCGAGCGCGCCGTTGTCGAGGCGATTGAAACGGGCTACCGCCTGATTGATACCGCCGCCTCCTACCTGAACGAAACTCAGGTCGGCAACGCGCTCAAGCAGAGCGGCATTGCGCGCGACGAGCTTTTCGTCACCACCAAACTATGGATGCAGGACGCCAGCTATGAAGGCGCCAAAGCACAGTTTGAGCGTTCGATAAATCGCCTGCAGTTGGATTACGTCGATCTCTATTTGATTCACCAGCCTTATGGCGACGTCCACGGCGCATGGCGCGCTATGGAAGAACTGCACCAGGCGGGGAAAATTCGCGCCATTGGCGTGAGCAACTTCCACCCGGACCGCCTTGCCGACCTGATCGCCTTCAATAAAGTGGTGCCTGCTGTCAACCAAATTGAGGTGAACCCGTTTAATCAGCAGCTCCACGCCGTGCCGTGGATGCTGACTCGCGGCATTCAGCCTGAAGCGTGGGCACCTTTTGCCGAAGGTAAAAACGGCCTGTTCCAGCATCCGGAGTTAACCGCCATTGGCGAAAAATATGGCAAAAGCGTCGGTCAGGTGGTTCTGCGCTGGATCTTCCAGCGCGGCATCGTCTCGCTGGCGAAAACCGTGCGTAAAGAGCGTATGGCCGAAAATATTAACGTGCTGGACTTCGAGCTGAGCGCCGACGAAATGCTGCACATTACCGCCATCGACACCGCCACCAGCGCCTTTTTCTCGCATCGCGACCCCGCCCGAGTGGAATGGCTTGCCGGTCGTAAGCTGGACGTTTAA
- a CDS encoding aldo/keto reductase, giving the protein MQKRFLGQSGLEVSALGLGCMGLSFGYGPATDTRQAIELIRAAVERGVTFFDTAEVYGPYLNEEVVGEALKPFRDRVVIATKFGFTFGDDNKQQILNSRPEHIREAVEGSLRRLKSDVIDLLYQHRVDPDVPIEDVAGVVKDLIAEGKVKHFGLSEAGVQTIRRAHAVQPVAALQSEYSMWWREPEQAILPVLEELGIGFVPFSPLGKGFLTGAIKAGTTFGEDDFRSKVPRFAAEAIAANEQLVTLLGELAAEKGVTPAQIALAWLLAQKPWIVPIPGTTKLHRLEENLGAAELVLSAGDLRKITQALETVKIVGERYPAALMARVGR; this is encoded by the coding sequence ATGCAAAAACGTTTTCTTGGTCAGTCCGGGCTTGAAGTCTCGGCACTCGGCCTGGGCTGTATGGGCCTGAGCTTCGGCTACGGCCCGGCGACCGATACCCGTCAGGCCATCGAACTGATTCGTGCCGCCGTTGAGCGCGGCGTAACCTTCTTCGACACCGCCGAAGTGTACGGCCCGTATCTGAATGAAGAGGTGGTCGGCGAAGCGTTAAAACCGTTCCGCGACCGGGTAGTTATCGCCACCAAATTTGGCTTTACCTTTGGCGATGACAACAAACAGCAGATTTTAAACAGCCGCCCGGAACATATCCGCGAAGCCGTCGAAGGCTCGCTGCGTCGTCTGAAATCCGACGTCATCGACCTGCTGTACCAGCACCGCGTTGACCCCGACGTGCCGATTGAGGACGTCGCCGGCGTGGTGAAAGATCTGATTGCCGAAGGCAAGGTTAAACACTTCGGCCTTTCCGAAGCAGGCGTACAAACCATTCGCCGCGCCCATGCCGTGCAGCCGGTTGCCGCGCTGCAAAGCGAATATTCGATGTGGTGGCGCGAGCCTGAGCAGGCGATCCTGCCGGTACTGGAAGAGCTGGGGATTGGCTTTGTGCCGTTCAGCCCGCTGGGCAAAGGCTTTTTAACCGGCGCAATCAAAGCCGGTACCACGTTCGGTGAAGATGATTTCAGAAGCAAAGTGCCACGTTTTGCCGCCGAGGCTATTGCAGCCAATGAACAACTGGTCACCCTGCTTGGCGAGCTGGCCGCCGAAAAAGGCGTAACTCCGGCGCAGATTGCGCTGGCCTGGCTGCTGGCGCAAAAACCGTGGATTGTGCCGATCCCCGGCACCACCAAGCTGCATCGGCTGGAAGAGAATCTGGGCGCTGCCGAACTCGTCCTTTCAGCGGGGGATTTGCGTAAAATCACCCAGGCGCTGGAAACGGTGAAAATCGTCGGCGAGCGCTATCCGGCGGCCTTAATGGCCCGCGTCGGACGTTAA
- a CDS encoding carboxymuconolactone decarboxylase family protein, giving the protein MNNTTRIKTLTAAALLIFGCNLSANAAPTTQGASTMENQQTASTTLSARQQAIPLIAASMASSQMDKLNAALNQGLDAGLTINETKEILVQLYAYTGFPRSLNGLNALMKVVETRKQRGINDIEGKEPANPIPVGAELRAVGTANQTKISGAPVQGPLFEFAPVINQFLQTHLFGDIFARDNLDWQSRELATVGALAATPGVESQLLSHTRASLRVGLTAEQLRQLAQVLRENGESEAAMRADHALQQALSS; this is encoded by the coding sequence ATGAACAATACCACGCGCATTAAAACGCTGACGGCAGCGGCATTGCTGATTTTTGGTTGTAACCTTTCGGCAAATGCGGCCCCGACGACGCAAGGAGCCTCTACGATGGAGAACCAACAAACCGCCTCCACTACGCTATCTGCTCGCCAGCAGGCGATCCCTCTGATCGCCGCATCAATGGCCAGCAGCCAGATGGACAAGCTGAACGCAGCGCTAAATCAGGGTCTGGATGCCGGGCTCACGATTAACGAAACCAAAGAAATCCTCGTCCAGCTCTATGCCTACACCGGCTTCCCTCGCAGCCTTAACGGATTGAATGCATTGATGAAGGTGGTTGAAACGCGTAAACAACGCGGCATCAATGACATCGAAGGAAAAGAGCCAGCCAACCCGATTCCCGTCGGCGCGGAGCTGCGCGCCGTGGGTACCGCAAACCAGACCAAAATCTCAGGCGCACCGGTACAGGGGCCGCTTTTTGAATTTGCCCCGGTGATTAATCAGTTCCTGCAAACGCATCTATTTGGCGATATTTTTGCCCGCGACAACCTCGACTGGCAAAGCCGAGAGCTGGCAACGGTTGGCGCGCTCGCCGCCACGCCGGGCGTGGAATCGCAGCTGCTGTCGCACACGCGGGCCAGTCTGCGGGTTGGACTCACTGCCGAGCAGCTACGCCAGTTGGCGCAGGTGCTACGAGAAAATGGCGAAAGCGAAGCAGCTATGCGTGCTGACCATGCGCTACAGCAGGCGTTGTCCAGCTGA
- a CDS encoding heavy metal sensor histidine kinase, which produces MFKRAISVHLALMFALSALLIVSTIGILLRSSLHDSLQKQMHNELLFRESLMSPWIVSRTSADGWSTLASKFTVLANSEGERVRYWIVSDNPHFNVGGAPPFGVQWSSLTEGFNKMPGASQGACSLFLLVKTIPANGERPALRYVVAIDSTPYMGTLEAFTRTLLIITALGVVIVALLGYMVARIGLRPVSALSQQAQHLAPGDHGQRLDSTALPEELQQLARSFNGVLERQEIAWRQLESFNADVAHELRTPLTNLIGQTQLGLSRRRSHDELEELLGSNLEELERMTSIVNDMLFLSHAHAGVHAAQLSRVSLREETLKTAEYVEPSFAEKQLTLEIEGDVSAHIDRRLFHRSLANLLENSARHAPPCSTIIVRLSESQNQACVAVSNPGEPIASAHLHRLFERFYRVDASRAKSDTHHGLGLSIVHAVAIMHRGEVFARSEEGHNTFGLTFALAPPTDNNVSQPSA; this is translated from the coding sequence ATGTTTAAGCGCGCCATCTCGGTACATCTGGCGTTGATGTTCGCGTTGTCCGCCCTACTGATCGTCTCGACCATCGGCATTTTGCTGCGAAGCTCGCTGCATGACTCACTGCAAAAACAGATGCATAACGAGCTACTGTTTCGCGAATCATTAATGAGCCCGTGGATCGTATCGCGCACCTCCGCCGACGGCTGGTCTACGCTTGCCAGTAAATTTACCGTTCTGGCCAACTCTGAAGGCGAGCGGGTTCGCTACTGGATAGTCAGCGATAACCCTCATTTTAACGTGGGCGGAGCGCCCCCCTTCGGGGTTCAGTGGTCTTCGCTGACGGAGGGTTTCAATAAAATGCCCGGCGCTTCGCAAGGCGCATGTTCGCTTTTTCTGCTGGTCAAAACGATCCCCGCCAACGGTGAAAGACCGGCGCTACGCTATGTGGTCGCTATCGATTCCACACCCTATATGGGCACGCTGGAGGCATTCACGCGCACGCTGCTGATTATTACCGCACTGGGCGTGGTTATTGTCGCGCTGCTGGGATACATGGTCGCCAGAATTGGCCTGCGCCCGGTTAGCGCCCTAAGCCAGCAGGCGCAGCATCTGGCACCGGGCGATCATGGTCAACGGCTCGATAGCACCGCGCTGCCTGAGGAGTTGCAGCAGCTGGCACGGTCATTTAATGGTGTGCTGGAACGTCAGGAAATTGCCTGGCGGCAACTTGAAAGCTTTAACGCCGACGTGGCCCACGAGCTACGTACCCCACTCACCAACCTGATTGGTCAAACACAGCTCGGACTATCACGCCGACGCTCGCATGATGAACTTGAAGAACTGCTGGGTTCAAACCTCGAAGAACTTGAGCGGATGACGTCAATCGTTAACGACATGCTGTTCCTGTCACATGCCCACGCCGGTGTTCATGCCGCGCAGTTAAGCCGCGTCTCGCTACGTGAAGAGACGCTAAAAACGGCAGAATACGTGGAACCCTCCTTCGCTGAAAAACAGCTCACGCTGGAGATCGAAGGCGATGTCTCCGCCCATATCGACCGGCGGTTGTTCCACCGTTCACTGGCTAATCTGCTGGAAAACAGCGCAAGGCACGCGCCACCATGCAGTACGATTATCGTTCGCTTAAGCGAAAGTCAAAATCAGGCTTGTGTCGCGGTATCGAACCCCGGCGAGCCGATCGCCTCTGCCCATTTACATCGCCTTTTTGAACGTTTTTATCGCGTTGATGCTTCTCGCGCCAAGAGCGATACCCATCACGGACTGGGGCTCTCAATCGTTCATGCCGTGGCCATTATGCACCGGGGCGAGGTTTTTGCGCGCAGCGAAGAGGGCCACAATACCTTTGGCCTCACCTTCGCCCTCGCACCGCCAACTGACAACAATGTCAGCCAACCGTCAGCCTGA
- a CDS encoding universal stress protein, with protein MYKNILVPVDVFETGLADKALSHAQFLAQSSSGQIHLLNVIPTFSPALTRGFISDARKMEDYLVNNSKEKLAELINKLSLKESDVQIHIRSGNVRDEVTKLADELKADVVIIGSRNPNIQTHLLGSEAASIVRYAHVPVFVVR; from the coding sequence ATGTATAAAAATATCCTCGTCCCGGTTGATGTGTTTGAAACCGGCCTTGCGGACAAGGCTTTGTCCCATGCTCAATTCCTCGCGCAAAGCTCCTCCGGGCAGATTCATTTACTCAACGTCATCCCGACATTTTCTCCTGCACTGACGCGCGGATTTATTTCCGATGCGCGAAAAATGGAAGACTATCTGGTTAATAATTCAAAAGAAAAACTCGCTGAACTCATCAATAAACTCTCTCTGAAGGAAAGCGATGTCCAGATTCATATTCGCAGCGGCAACGTCCGCGATGAAGTGACGAAACTGGCAGATGAACTGAAGGCGGATGTGGTGATCATTGGCTCACGCAATCCCAATATTCAAACCCATCTGTTGGGTTCAGAGGCGGCAAGTATCGTGCGTTATGCCCATGTGCCGGTTTTTGTGGTGCGCTAA
- a CDS encoding cupin domain-containing protein yields the protein MNEQFDGNGIFPKGEKNEAYAQYFQGTSYLSMLSTEGVNIGNVVFEPGCRNHWHIHHKGGQILLVTGGRGWYQEWNQPARELTAGDVVNIPAGVKHWHGAAADSWFAHLAVAVPAEGASNEWLEPVADEEYRQLP from the coding sequence ATGAACGAACAATTTGACGGTAACGGTATCTTCCCTAAAGGGGAGAAAAACGAAGCCTATGCGCAATATTTTCAGGGCACCAGCTACCTGAGCATGCTCTCCACGGAAGGGGTCAATATCGGTAACGTGGTCTTTGAGCCAGGTTGTCGTAACCACTGGCATATTCACCATAAGGGCGGACAAATCCTGCTGGTGACCGGCGGACGCGGCTGGTATCAGGAGTGGAACCAACCGGCGCGTGAGCTGACCGCCGGGGATGTGGTGAATATTCCTGCGGGCGTCAAACACTGGCACGGCGCGGCCGCCGATAGCTGGTTTGCCCACCTCGCCGTGGCGGTTCCCGCTGAAGGTGCATCCAACGAATGGCTGGAGCCGGTTGCTGACGAAGAGTACCGTCAGTTGCCTTAA
- a CDS encoding LysR family transcriptional regulator translates to MLKENFNELQIFLIVARERSFTKAAGKLGVSQSALSHAIKGLEERLDIRLLTRTTRSVAPTEAGERIIACLEPRIADLEQELEAVIQLNRAPSGNIRLSAGEHSARRLVWPKLKPFLKEYPEINVELVADNGFVNIVEGRFDAGIRLGESVDKDMIAVKIGPDMRMALVGSPGYFAEHKIPQTPHELQNHRCINMRLPTAGGLYHWEFERDGKPLRVRVEGQLTFNQLSERIDAALSGFGIACVPEDMIEELVTSGDLVQVLEEWCPSFPGYYLYYPSRKQHPPAFALLIDALRYSE, encoded by the coding sequence ATGCTTAAAGAGAACTTCAACGAACTGCAGATCTTTCTGATCGTTGCGAGGGAGCGAAGCTTTACCAAAGCGGCGGGTAAGCTTGGTGTTTCGCAATCGGCGCTCAGCCACGCCATAAAGGGTCTGGAGGAGCGTTTAGACATCCGTCTTTTGACCCGAACCACCCGTAGCGTCGCGCCGACCGAAGCCGGTGAGCGCATTATTGCCTGCCTGGAGCCGCGCATTGCCGATCTGGAACAGGAGCTGGAAGCCGTTATTCAGCTCAATCGCGCGCCATCCGGCAATATTCGGCTCTCGGCAGGCGAGCACTCCGCGCGCAGGCTGGTCTGGCCGAAGCTCAAACCCTTTCTTAAGGAGTATCCGGAAATTAACGTTGAGCTGGTGGCGGATAATGGCTTTGTGAATATTGTGGAGGGGCGTTTTGACGCTGGTATCCGCCTTGGCGAAAGCGTCGACAAAGATATGATCGCCGTGAAAATCGGCCCGGATATGCGCATGGCGCTGGTGGGTTCGCCCGGCTATTTCGCGGAACATAAAATTCCCCAAACCCCGCATGAATTGCAGAATCATCGCTGCATCAATATGCGCCTGCCGACCGCCGGGGGACTCTATCACTGGGAGTTTGAGCGGGACGGTAAACCACTGCGCGTCAGGGTTGAAGGGCAACTGACGTTCAACCAGCTGTCAGAACGAATTGACGCGGCGTTATCCGGATTCGGTATAGCCTGCGTACCGGAAGACATGATTGAAGAATTAGTGACGTCAGGCGATCTTGTTCAGGTGCTTGAAGAGTGGTGCCCCTCTTTTCCGGGATATTACCTTTATTATCCCAGCCGTAAACAGCACCCACCGGCCTTTGCCCTGCTGATTGACGCGCTGCGTTATTCTGAGTAA